In one Brienomyrus brachyistius isolate T26 chromosome 5, BBRACH_0.4, whole genome shotgun sequence genomic region, the following are encoded:
- the LOC125742825 gene encoding kelch-like protein 10, whose product MDVPSTSEKMKRYNRKGDMMPPTYDIFNQLRLAGEHCDVILQTDGIDFKAHKIILCGASSYFQALFSSCWTVPEECRYKIHGISPEMMSLILEYVYTYSVLITLDNVESLLAAADHLNIISLVQCCSDFLEGQLCLENCIGIFNITDVYCCAELHQTTYHFLLQHFTEVARTSMEFLELTLSQLCTILEKDELNVRQEDVVFDAILRWIMYDPANRKAHIAVLLSKVRLARMEADYFMRVVQNNEFVRNSEECKPIIVSTIEAIYDLDVNAPQYSAFQNSLTRPRLPSDILLAIGGWSDSPTNRIEAYDTRADRWVEVSPEGLGPRAYHGTACLKGFVYCVGGYDGTSALNTVCKFDPVSRTWHQVAPMHSRRCYVSVAVLNGYMYAMGGFDGLGRLNTVERYDPESNRWTLIQPMNNRRSDACATTLHGKVYICGGYNGIQYLSTAECYDPRTNHWTPIAPMRVPRCSLGVIAYNDKIYAVGGSNGSTCFRSVEAYDPLTNRWCAVAPMLNPHQCLGIEVVDDLLFVVGGFDGLEKTCIVECYDGKTGSWYRAQDMAISRSAVRCCIVPALPSITEYAAPREPLVVAQDITPSTSNDLPNG is encoded by the exons ATGGACGTGCCTTCCACTTCTGAGAAAATGAAGAGATATAACAGGAAAGGGGACATGATGCCCCCTACCTATGACATTTTCAATCAGCTGCGGCTGGCAGGAGAGCACTGTGATGTGATCCTTCAGACCGATGGCATTGATTTCAAAGCCCACAAAATAATTCTGTGTGGTGCCAGCTCCTATTTCCA AGCTCTGTTCTCCAGTTGCTGGACTGTCCCAGAAGAGTGCCGGTACAAAATCCACGGCATTTCTCCAGAGATGATGAGCTTGATCCTGGAGTATGTCTACACATACTCTGTGCTCATCACGCTGGACAACGTCGAGAGTTTGCTGGCAGCTGCTGATCATCTGAACATAATCAGCCTTGTTCAGTGCTGCAGCGACTTTCTGGAGGGCCAGCTCTGCCTGGAGAATTGCATTGGCATTTTTAATATTACCGATgtctactgctgtgctgagctgCATCAAACCACATACCACTTCCTCCTGCAACACTTCACGGAGGTCGCCAGGACCTCAATGGAATTTCTGGAGCTCACCCTTTCCCAGCTCTGTACTATCCTGGAAAAGGATGAACTTAATGTCAGGCAGGAGGATGTGGTGTTCGATGCCATACTTCGCTGGATCATGTATGATCCTGCCAACCGCAAGGCACATATTGCTGTCTTGTTGTCAAAG GTGCGGTTGGCTCGTATGGAGGCAGATTACTTCATGAGGGTTGTGCAGAATAATGAGTTTGTAAGGAATAGTGAGGAGTGCAAGCCCATTATTGTCAGCACCATTGAGGCCATATATGACCTCGATGTTAATGCTCCTCAGTATTCtgcctttcaaaactcgctgaCCCGCCCACGCCTCCCCTCTGATATCTTATTAGCCATTGGTGGCtggagtgactccccgaccaaCAGGATCGAAGCCTATGACACCCGGGCCGATCGCTGGGTGGAAGTGTCACCAGAGGGGCTGGGCCCCCGGGCCTACCATGGCACCGCATGCCTAAAGGGTTTTGTGTACTGTGTCGGGGGTTATGACGGCACATCCGCCTTAAACACCGTGTGCAAGTTCGACCCCGTCTCAAGGACTTGGCACCAGGTGGCCCCCATGCACTCGCGCCGCTGCTATGTCAGCGTGGCTGTGCTCAATGGCTACATGTATGCGATGGGGGGCTTTGACGGCCTCGGGCGCCTGAACACAGTGGAACGGTATGACCCTGAATCCAACAGGTGGACCCTTATCCAACCAATGAACAACAGAAGGAGCGATGCCTGTGCCACCACACTTCATGGGAAG GTGTACATCTGTGGGGGCTACAATGGGATTCAGTATTTGTCTACCGCTGAGTGCTATGACCCACGGACCAACCACTGGACCCCAATTGCGCCAATGAGAGTTCCCCGATGTAGTCTTGGAGTCATAGCCTACAATGACAAAATCTATGCA GTGGGCGGTTCTAATGGGTCCACCTGCTTCCGGAGCGTGGAGGCGTATGACCCGCTGACGAACCGCTGGTGTGCTGTGGCTCCCATGTTGAACCCGCACCAGTGTTTGGGCATCGAGGTGGTGGACGACCTTTTGTTTGTGGTGGGTGGCTTTGATGGACTGGAAAAAACTTGTATAGTGGAGTGCTACGATGGGAAGACAGGCAGCTGGTACCGCGCCCAGGACATGGCCATATCCCGCAGTGCCGTCCGCTGCTGCATAGTGCCTGCACTCCCCAGCATCACAGAGTATGCTGCCCCACGTGAGCCCTTGGTCGTCGCCCAGGATATAACGCCATCCACCTCCAACGACCTGCCCAATGGGTGA